Proteins encoded within one genomic window of Cardinium endosymbiont of Culicoides punctatus:
- a CDS encoding site-2 protease family protein, producing MNFRFLKIPVYIDPTYWIFLLFVIGTTNVPIRESILITIIITFSVLVHEYGHALAALFWNANPRIVLRAFGGVTKFNSYAITPKQDFLITLAGPMLHGLLILIPYILIKMNAFDNYYIKYVLYMTKYLNTILLLLNLIPIIPLDGGILMRFLLEKKFGRKGYHASIIIGIISAAIAIPCLLFYGYYFFFVIQFFLSGLHYCKLWQERDL from the coding sequence TTGAATTTTAGATTTTTAAAAATACCCGTGTATATTGATCCTACCTATTGGATCTTTTTACTATTTGTAATAGGTACTACCAATGTGCCTATAAGAGAAAGTATATTAATAACGATTATTATTACCTTTAGTGTGTTGGTACATGAATATGGCCATGCTTTAGCCGCTCTCTTTTGGAATGCCAACCCTCGTATTGTATTAAGGGCTTTTGGTGGCGTTACAAAATTTAATTCGTATGCTATTACGCCCAAACAAGATTTCTTGATTACACTTGCAGGCCCTATGTTGCATGGACTGTTGATACTTATTCCTTATATATTAATCAAAATGAATGCTTTTGATAATTATTATATAAAATATGTACTATATATGACAAAATATCTTAATACGATATTGCTTTTATTGAACTTAATCCCAATTATACCATTGGATGGTGGTATACTTATGCGTTTCCTTCTTGAAAAGAAGTTTGGCCGCAAGGGGTATCATGCAAGTATTATTATAGGGATAATTTCTGCAGCTATTGCTATTCCTTGTTTACTTTTTTACGGATATTATTTTTTCTTTGTTATACAGTTTTTCTTATCAGGATTACACTATTGTAAACTTTGGCAAGAAAGGGATCTATAA
- a CDS encoding FAD-binding oxidoreductase, whose protein sequence is MEQNQFNVKLIDRQMLTPSVLQLRFVRSDNLPCKFKAGQFITFLLPHENGRKIRRSYSLANFPEQPYELEMIIAPVYEGFATKILFDLQLGAELQCTGPQGRLILRDEEASAHHILVATGTGLAPYRSMLPTIARWLENNQHAKVTVLLGVRYVVDLLYVEEFLAYAKKYDRFNFYAYLSREKTLSQSYQYSGYVQSAFEMLHLNPNTDVIYLCGNPHMIDASMDTLQKMGFNTQNIRREKYTSVRVVS, encoded by the coding sequence ATGGAACAAAATCAATTTAATGTTAAGCTTATAGATCGTCAAATGTTGACACCTAGTGTATTGCAATTGCGATTTGTACGTTCTGACAACTTACCATGTAAATTTAAAGCTGGTCAGTTTATTACCTTTTTACTGCCACATGAAAATGGGAGAAAAATACGGCGCAGTTATAGCTTAGCTAACTTCCCTGAACAACCGTATGAACTAGAAATGATCATTGCACCTGTTTATGAAGGATTTGCTACTAAAATTCTATTTGATTTACAATTAGGGGCTGAACTACAGTGTACAGGGCCTCAAGGTAGACTCATACTTAGAGATGAAGAAGCATCTGCACATCATATATTAGTAGCCACTGGAACAGGATTAGCACCTTACCGTTCCATGTTGCCTACCATTGCTAGATGGTTAGAAAATAACCAGCATGCTAAAGTAACTGTGCTGTTAGGTGTACGTTATGTTGTAGATCTTTTATATGTGGAAGAATTCCTTGCATATGCTAAAAAGTATGACAGGTTTAATTTTTATGCATATTTAAGCAGAGAAAAGACACTTTCTCAGAGCTATCAATATTCAGGATACGTGCAATCCGCTTTTGAGATGTTGCATCTAAATCCCAATACCGATGTGATTTATCTATGTGGCAATCCACATATGATTGATGCCAGTATGGATACATTACAAAAAATGGGCTTTAATACTCAAAATATTAGGAGAGAGAAGTATACATCTGTAAGAGTAGTCTCTTAA
- a CDS encoding Rpn family recombination-promoting nuclease/putative transposase has protein sequence MIMNNLCKVMPLLLVGLTACNKHSLGMESESVSSRTRNASNRNSPILHLNSNYNDYLDPRTDNDYLDPKTDITFKKIFKTDKEVTASFLNSILELEGDDTIEIENFEDTENIASGREPKVTYFDILVKDKKGKHYIIEMQLAYEKHFKKRVTYYAADKYSEQLRKGGSYKLLKKVVCLTISGHKLFKDDLEQFGTIIHKKAYRREHLILDRETHQHDLEDLSWVFIEIPKFDKNIDDLEDNEERWCSFLRGDVKKESDSDKVSGHNMSIKKAIDQLRRSNYTEEQMNAYRRDIISIANESVTEQEKQEHWKKEGIKEGIKEGEEKAKKEFDQKNRERKRRKIEKELKKGLEKNKSIDVIRNKIKSELKDEFSDDNEEETENMIHAEIEKIEAIEGINVNRQHDISREIRSHG, from the coding sequence ATGATAATGAATAACTTATGCAAAGTTATGCCACTACTATTAGTGGGACTTACTGCTTGTAATAAGCATAGTTTAGGGATGGAAAGTGAGAGCGTTTCTAGTAGAACTAGAAATGCATCTAATAGGAATTCTCCTATATTACATCTTAATTCTAATTATAATGATTATTTAGATCCAAGAACGGATAATGATTATTTAGATCCTAAAACGGATATTACTTTTAAAAAAATATTCAAGACAGATAAGGAAGTTACTGCTAGTTTTTTAAATAGTATACTAGAATTAGAAGGAGATGATACTATTGAAATAGAAAACTTTGAAGATACTGAAAATATAGCTTCTGGAAGAGAACCTAAAGTAACTTATTTTGATATACTTGTAAAGGATAAAAAAGGCAAACACTATATAATAGAAATGCAGCTTGCCTATGAAAAACACTTTAAAAAGAGAGTAACCTATTATGCAGCTGATAAGTACAGTGAACAACTTAGGAAGGGTGGTAGCTATAAACTACTTAAGAAAGTAGTATGTTTAACGATTTCAGGCCATAAGCTATTTAAAGATGATTTAGAACAATTTGGTACAATAATACATAAGAAAGCCTATAGAAGAGAACACCTTATCTTAGATAGAGAAACACATCAACATGATCTTGAGGACTTATCTTGGGTTTTTATAGAGATACCTAAATTTGATAAAAACATTGACGATTTAGAAGATAATGAAGAAAGATGGTGTTCGTTTTTACGGGGTGACGTTAAGAAAGAATCAGATTCTGATAAAGTCAGTGGGCATAATATGTCTATAAAAAAAGCTATAGATCAATTAAGAAGATCTAATTATACCGAAGAGCAGATGAATGCATATCGAAGGGATATTATTTCTATTGCAAATGAAAGTGTTACTGAACAAGAAAAACAAGAACATTGGAAAAAAGAAGGTATAAAAGAAGGTATAAAAGAAGGTGAAGAGAAAGCAAAAAAAGAGTTTGATCAGAAAAATCGGGAAAGGAAAAGACGAAAAATTGAAAAAGAATTAAAAAAAGGGTTAGAGAAAAATAAAAGCATTGATGTTATCAGAAATAAAATAAAATCAGAGTTAAAGGATGAATTTAGTGACGATAATGAGGAAGAAACAGAGAATATGATTCATGCAGAAATTGAGAAAATTGAAGCCATTGAAGGAATTAATGTTAACCGGCAACATGACATTAGTAGAGAAATTAGAAGTCACGGCTAA
- a CDS encoding ATP-dependent helicase, with the protein MVTTSGQSVIVDTTEDYLSELNDRQKVAVLNTEGPSIIIAGAGSGKTKVLTARIAHILKENKVEPNQILALTFTNKAAAEMRQRIESVVGTKAKFIWLGTFHSVFVKILRKEASSLGYPSHFSIYDSDDSKSLIKQIVKELRLDDKVYKPSIILGRISHAKNRLITPDVYAINGTYQAEDARMRMPQFSEVFLKYVNYAKKSGAMDFDDLLLHTHKLLYANNELSAKYQQKFRYIFIDEFQDTNLVQYSIVKKLAEDHNNICVVGDDAQSIYAFRGADIKNILNFTRDYPNHQIVKLEQNYRSTQHIVHAANGIISYNEAQLKKQVWTKNIVGEPIDIIRAISDMEESYLVVDSILEQKLSKQLPYRDFAILYRTNNQSRNFEEALRKRNIPYRIVGGISFYQRKEIKDFLAYLRFIVNHNDAEAFKRIINFPKRGIGSTTIDKIFTISDQKQVPIWEIVGNCSGDFFRGATALAISRFAVFIKNAALKLKMEDENAYTIANTIAKESGLLKELYEDKTVEGLTRYAHIQELLNSIKAFVDNPENSDPSLGSFLQEITLITNESQDNLDKDAITLMTIHSSKGLEFRCVYLTGMEEELFPSSMMVGSKIDLEEERRLFYVAVTRAKLKLTLSYALSRYRFGKLTTTKPSRFLNEISLDCLNNHLVKPKHTSNTTTNFSTAYKPKAMLIPSKKGQDVLEKSPGKTSNHAYAHVSHSSTSYSDLTTLQVGHEVIHDLFGKGKVMELVNTAGMPKAVVLFQNVGKKTLLLAYARLQILDEKSV; encoded by the coding sequence ATGGTAACTACATCAGGACAGTCCGTCATAGTCGATACAACAGAGGATTATCTTTCTGAGCTTAATGATAGGCAAAAGGTTGCCGTGTTGAATACCGAAGGCCCTTCAATTATTATTGCGGGAGCTGGATCAGGTAAGACAAAAGTGTTAACTGCTAGAATAGCTCATATTCTCAAAGAGAACAAAGTAGAGCCTAATCAAATTTTAGCTTTAACCTTTACAAATAAGGCTGCTGCTGAAATGCGTCAACGTATAGAGTCAGTTGTTGGAACAAAAGCTAAATTTATATGGCTAGGGACCTTTCATAGTGTGTTTGTAAAAATATTACGAAAAGAAGCAAGTAGTTTGGGATATCCTTCGCACTTTAGTATCTATGATTCTGATGATAGTAAGTCACTCATTAAGCAAATTGTAAAAGAATTAAGGCTTGATGATAAGGTCTATAAACCTAGCATTATACTAGGCAGGATTTCTCATGCTAAAAACAGACTGATTACTCCAGATGTATATGCTATAAATGGAACCTATCAAGCAGAAGACGCTCGTATGCGCATGCCTCAGTTTAGTGAAGTTTTTCTAAAATATGTGAACTATGCTAAGAAATCTGGAGCAATGGATTTCGATGATTTACTTTTGCATACGCATAAATTACTGTATGCTAATAATGAGTTGAGTGCAAAGTATCAGCAAAAGTTTCGCTATATATTCATTGATGAATTCCAAGATACTAACTTAGTACAATATAGCATTGTTAAGAAATTAGCAGAAGATCATAACAATATTTGCGTAGTAGGAGATGATGCACAAAGTATTTATGCATTTAGAGGGGCTGATATTAAAAACATTTTAAACTTTACTCGCGACTATCCTAATCACCAAATAGTCAAATTAGAGCAAAACTATCGCTCTACACAACATATTGTTCACGCAGCAAATGGTATTATTAGTTATAACGAAGCTCAATTAAAGAAACAAGTTTGGACGAAAAATATAGTTGGAGAGCCTATTGACATAATAAGAGCTATTTCAGATATGGAAGAAAGCTACTTAGTAGTAGACTCTATTTTGGAACAAAAGCTATCTAAACAACTTCCTTATCGAGATTTTGCTATTTTATATCGTACCAATAACCAGTCTAGAAACTTTGAGGAAGCATTACGAAAAAGAAATATTCCTTATCGCATTGTAGGAGGAATTTCTTTCTATCAACGTAAAGAAATAAAAGACTTTTTGGCATATTTACGTTTTATTGTGAATCACAATGATGCAGAAGCTTTTAAAAGAATTATCAATTTCCCCAAACGTGGTATTGGTTCTACTACTATTGATAAAATATTTACGATTTCTGATCAAAAACAAGTGCCAATTTGGGAAATAGTAGGCAACTGTTCAGGTGATTTTTTTAGAGGAGCTACTGCCCTAGCTATTTCTCGCTTTGCAGTATTTATTAAAAATGCTGCGCTTAAATTAAAGATGGAAGATGAAAATGCATATACCATAGCCAACACTATTGCCAAAGAATCTGGATTACTTAAAGAATTATATGAAGATAAAACCGTAGAAGGATTAACGCGTTATGCGCATATTCAAGAATTGCTAAATAGTATTAAAGCATTTGTAGACAATCCTGAAAATAGTGATCCAAGTTTAGGAAGTTTTTTACAAGAAATAACATTGATAACAAATGAAAGCCAAGATAATCTGGATAAAGATGCTATTACATTGATGACCATCCATTCTTCTAAGGGATTGGAGTTTAGATGTGTATATTTGACAGGCATGGAGGAAGAACTTTTTCCGTCCTCTATGATGGTTGGCAGTAAAATAGACTTAGAAGAAGAAAGACGGCTCTTTTATGTGGCTGTTACTCGAGCAAAACTAAAATTAACGTTATCTTATGCTTTAAGCAGGTATCGATTTGGCAAATTAACAACTACAAAACCAAGTAGATTTCTGAATGAAATTTCATTAGATTGTTTAAATAACCATTTAGTTAAGCCCAAACATACGTCTAACACTACAACCAACTTCTCTACAGCTTATAAGCCTAAAGCTATGCTTATACCTTCAAAAAAAGGACAAGATGTGCTTGAGAAGTCTCCTGGAAAAACGTCTAATCATGCTTATGCTCATGTA